Genomic segment of Panicum virgatum strain AP13 chromosome 9N, P.virgatum_v5, whole genome shotgun sequence:
TGTTACTGGGCTGACCGCTGatacaccggtctgaccggtccagctaTGTTTGGCTGTGATGCTCGCGATGGTAGTGTTTGCCCTTTATAGTAGTTCATTGGCATGGCATACGATGCTTCTTGGACAGATGctggcgtagccgatgaacTAACGATTTGGAAAGCACAATTATCATCTACATATTTGCCTTTTTTGATGATGTCTAATTGATCTTTTAAATCATTCATGGACTTATATATATCAGCAATCTTCTGATCCATAATAGATGATAATTGGCTAAACAAGTCGGAAGACGAAGTGCTTACATTGCTTATTACCTCgacttgcttattcttgagCATGAAGGAGGGCATCACGAAGTCTTGAACCCTCGTGACCTGGCCTTACTGATTTTTATTaaatcccttcaagaattgtgctttgaagtgctccctgaccaccaagtactcttggcgctcctcctcgctgaATTCCTCGATAGATATGGAGATGTTGCCTTTGTCGAGGTCGATGATGATGCCCATCTTCTTTGAgaactagattagatcggtttaaaaaccagattaatctgtccccagcggagtcgccaaaaagtgtgttgacactaatttgcgccaacacactcgaaaacGCTAGAATGCGCGGATCGTCGACACGATCTTCACCAACGGGCTCCCtgcgcacagaccggtcagaccggtactccAGGGAGATCCGCGAAAacctaaaacctcgagctcgggagggaccccgtagGAGCTCGTGGATTTAAGGTTGTTCTGAGATCAGCAGGCTACTCAGAACATCCTCGAatgccgtagagacgagcgaagaacagcagatgagattggaaaagttagggtttggaggtaaaaggtaaaggataaatgtgtgaatcgattgggattaccctcaatcaGCCGTGACCCTtcgtatatatagggtggggaggtctgtacccattagaagtcggaaccctatcaaatcccgtgtcaaaatacaactcctaactcagattgggcgtttcggaccggtctgaccgctctggaccggtctgaccggtctgaccggggtgcaggtcttccgggaggcataactccctcatccggacttcaaattggacgttctatatatgcatttcgatcgtctcgacgagatctacgcaatggtgtTGTCCATTTGGCAAtttgacaaacttatctagaccggtctgaccggtttagaagagaggtctgaccggtctgtccagattgtccagaaaacctgaatcgtgccaattttgggtgtcaacagTAGTAAATCAATTCACGAGCACAAATGTAATATAAGGTATTAAACCAGAAATTTGTTCTATGAGAATTAAAATCAGAGAGAGAAAGCCAAGCTGTTGATGCAATCATAATGGTACATAACCTGAAAGCCAATAATAGGTCCCGACCCGCTGCCGCAACCGCTATTGGACTTCTGTAAACTGAATATGGGGAAGAAAAAAAGGGTCCAACACCTCCTGCTGCTGGCGTTGCCAAGCAGTTAGAACAGAGCAGTTAGAACACACTACTTGTTATCTTGAAACAACAATATATTCCTAACATGCTGGTACTTATATCTCCTGCTTGGTTTCGTCCACACTAATGATAAGGACAAATTTAGGGTATGCTCGATCATGCTCATACTCATACCACTGAGCATAAAAACAAGATCACGAGGACTAATATATTTGATTGAGAAGCCATAAATTATGCATCCACGTGCTAACAAGTCTATCCCCTAGTTATATGCATGTGTGCCGGCTGAATTTGACAATGAAAGGACAAATGACAGCTTTAGATGGTATTTTTTTTATCTAACCCTAGTCATTTGTTCCTGATCAACGGGCTCACGGCCAGTTGCAGGTTTTCTTGACCAGGCCGACCAAGGCATCCGACATCAACATGCAAGGAAGACGGTTATAGTTCACTGGAGGTATGCAAAACCAAGAAACGGTTTATAGAGTTGGACACCAACAGGCAAAATGGAAAGAAAGGATGACGAAGAACTCACTTGCGATCCCACGATCACAGAATGATGACTCGTTGGGCACAGGTGTGACGCCCTCGGAGGTGCCGTCGCCCCAGCCACACGGACGTTCTTGACAGCGGCGGCGCTACGTTGATCAGCAGGCTACACCACATAGGCCAGGCAGAGGCGTCGTAGGGATCCTGGTGTCAATTGATGCCATGAATAAAACTATCTATACCAAATCTTTCAACAGGATCAGAGGCAACTTACACATCCAGGTGTCATTGCTAGCTTCCAAGCTGAGAGATTCTGCTGGGTGAAAGTAAACTGCAAAACTAACATGATCAGCCTATAGTGTAATAAAGTACAACGACATTACCATACACAACAAGGAATAAAAACACATataatctgaattctgaaagtTTGTATACAGGTAGACACTACAACAtaagaaaaataattgtttgctTACTTTGTCGAAATTTTTTATAAGATTGGTTTCAATAGAAGAATTGTTTTCATATTCTTCCCACAGCTAGCCCCTTAATCTCATCAGCTGCAAAATAACAATATTATCATTTTTTTAGTTGGAAATTTCTACATGAACGATtaacacaaaaaaaacaacataaacatattGGACCACCACCAAGAACTTCACACATTTCATCTAGAGCTGCTTGTTCACGCGGCTTTTTTCAGCCTTAGTTATACCATCAGATGGGGTAATGTCACTAACTGAAGATTTGAGTTGTTAGAATATTTGAGTTGTACTTAGCTGAAGATCCACTACTGTGGATGAATTAGGCATTTAGGCTAATAAGGTATTGGCAGATGAAGTGCAGTTTCATGAGATGATATAACCGCATTGAATAGACAATACAGCAACAGTTTGTGTGATGATTGGTGTACATGACCTACCTTCAGCAGTGTCATGCACAATAGTAATTTTGATGCACCTGTTTTGGCGTGGGTATGCCACAATAAGCAAATGATGATCCAATGGCAAATCACTGTTCTGAAACTCAGTAACTGAAACAAGGCACATATTTAGTAGGACTCGAATTTGATAGTTAATgatatccaaaaaaaaaactcataaaCCAAATAAGTTATTCCCTTCCACATTCCCTAGGTACACAGATCAATAATACAATATGTATAAAAAGCAAATGGCGAACTGATTTTGTGCCTCGTTATGCAAATGGCGAACTGATTTTGTATCAAAACAAATTATTCATGATACAGTTTGTCCATAATCCATAATGTGAACCAGAAAACATCTTCAAAAGCAAATGGCAAACTGATTTTGCCTCGTTATGCTATTTACAGAGGCAAAAGATCGAGCACCTGCGTTGCAATGGTGCGTAGCAGCATCCACGTGGCCCGCCCGACCTCCTCCTCGTCACTGGTGCCGCTTTGGCAACCTTCTCCTGCGCATTCACTCGAAAAGCTTACGAGTTAACAACTCACTTCCGGCTCCAGCCAAACGGAAAAGGACAAATGGGCAAGCACGGAGGGAAACAACTTGCCTGGACTATGCCACTATCCCCGGCGGAGACGATGGGGTGGAGGCGTTGGTCGTCAGGGCCAGCGTGTGTGCGGCAACCGGAGTTGCAAGCACCCCAGCGCACAATGGCCGAGCAGACGGCAGGAAGCACCCTACTCAGAAAAAGCTGGCAGGGGTTTAACAGAAGTTGCCTCTTTGCCTACAAAAGTTAAGCAAAATGCATTTCACATCCATTCTTATGACACACCATAAAACAGTacaattttctattttttaacaCAATTGCAACAGGCTAACACTCAAATTGTATCACATTCTTGTCACAAAATACGTTCAGATCATAAATAAAACAGGGATCTTTACCATTCCAGATCCTTCAGTACATGGCCCACCGAATGCAATGATCCTTGCACCTATCTCAGGCATGCAAGCACCAAGCAACCCAGCGGCCACGCTCAGGGCAACACCCATGCATCGGAGATTGCAGTGTTCCCAACCTCCACTGGCCATTGATCACACTACAACTCATCCAGCAACTTACCGCCGGTGTCGTGAAGCCAACGAACAGACCAACAACAACAGCGAAGACAACGAAGCTAATGAACAGACCCACGTCTGTAGCTAATCACACAAGAAGTATTTATAAACGGGCTAATCACGTGACATCTGTTTGATCCGATCAACAGCAGTTGGAAGAACTTGCGACTTACAGAAACAAAAAACAGTTGTGGGAGGCAATGACTCCGAAGAAATTGAGATCGATGAGATTGTGTTGAATGTAGATGTACTGGCCGCCGCCGATGTTGATGTATGCGCATGCAAGGAGCACACCGGCGTCCAGTGCGAGCAGGTCGACGACATCGGACAGGACGTAGACGTATTATCCTCCGCCGCGAGGGTCGTACGAAGCGAGACGATGGGCAACGAGGGAGGGCGCCGGGCGTCGGAGCTCCGTGCAgggccccggcggcgcggcggaggcgagcggcCGTGGATCTCGCGACGGAGGAGTCGGAGAGGAGGGCGAGGGTGTGGAGTTGTGTGCACCTCATTGAAGGGACGGACGccacggcggctgcggctgcggctgcggctgcgggttTGTGAATACTACCGATCATCGGCAACATCCTCCACATGAGTAATAAGCTCCCGCACCGCTCCTTAGCGCGCCTCGCCGACCGCTACGGCTCGCTTATGACGGTCCGCCTCGGCACGTCGCTCCACATCGTCGCGtcgtcgccgtccgccgcgcgcGAGATCCTCCAGACGCACAACGCCAGCCTGTCCGGCCGGAACCCCGCCGACGCGTGGAGCGGCGGGGGCCACGGCGCCAACTCCGTCTTCGTCCTCCAGCCAGGACGCAAGTGGCGCACGCTGCGGAGGCTGGGCGCGATGCACATGTTGTCGCCGAGGCCGCTCCAGGAGACGCTGGCGTTGCGACGCGACGTGGTCAGCGGCCTCCTGAGAAACGTgtcggaggcggcgacggcgtccggctccggcggcgcgccTGTGGGGGTTCGCCGCGCCGCGTTCACAGCGTTGGTGAGGCTGCTGTGGCGCGCCATTTTCTCCGGCAACGAGCTCGGCGCAGGGGCGGGCTCAGGATTTGGGACCTTGGTATTCAAAATTGTAAGTAgtggaaaaaaaaaatttaacagCCCAACATACATATTAGTAGCACATGATTTAGCACTAACAACATAAATTGTTCataatctgaattctgaaattgTTCAACATATAGAAAATAGAGGTACTAAAACAATAAATGGCATTGATAAGGATGCTTACAAATTACAAGTTAACTTTTCGGTCCTTCATAGATTGAAAATAATTGATGATGTCCTCATCCTTCGCTTGCAAGAAGAATTCCCTTTCAATGAATGTGGTCAAACAATTATTCAAAAAATCCTGTCCCATCTTGCTTCTTAATTTGTTTTTGATAGTGTTCATTGCAGAAAAAATCCTCTCAACACCAGCAGTTGCAACAGGAAGAACTAGAACCAATTTGAGAAGTTTGTACACAATGTCATACCGAGAAACCATATTTCTTTTAACTAGCATCATAGACAAGTCTGCTAGACTTCTCAAATTTTTGAAGTTCTCATCATTCCTTACATCATTAATATAGTTGTGTAGTTGAAAACGAAGTTGGTTCCTCTCTTGAAAATCAAAGTCATGAGGATAGAACCCAGCAAGCTTAACCAACTTCTCATTATCAAAGGCAGAAAAAGAATTAGCTGGATTGAATGCTGCCATACATCTAAATAGCTCTGTGTTTACCTATAAATTACAAGTATTCAAGATTCATAAAAATTCTGACTACATGTCTACAAGTATAGATTGCTGCTAATTTTTTCACAAATCCACAACCATAACTAATTCACCTTGGTTCACTGGATCTAGCTCTGGCtgtcttcttctccttgactcCTTGCGCTCGGCGTCCTGGTTAAGCTTGCTGCACCTGTAAATCAATAACATAAGCAGAAACACTATAGttaaattaaatcaatgcaGTACTGCTAGTGATTCATCATATTAGACATCAGTAACTTCCTAAATCATAATAGAGTAGTGGATGCACAAATAACGACTTTCAAAAGGACAACTAAAAATAAAGGAACAGTTTAACCACCAGGAACCCAGCTTTTAAGAGAAGCAGCTTGCGAGCTTCCTGCATCTCAAATATCTCATCACTAGCTCCCTAAAAGGGGCATTTTAGGGATTCGTATGGAACCAAATAGTAGAACCCCAGGCAAAATTAACAGTGAAATAACAATATAACTGCATCCTCAACCAATTGAATCCTAGATACACTTTAACAGTGAAATCCCTAAATCACAGAATCACTTCATTCAAATTGTACACCACTAATTTAGAGGATCGAAGACAATGACACAATGAAATTTGTGCTCAATTAGACCTTTTGTAGTGTGCTGCTTCCTGGTGCCTGGCTGCCTGCTGCCTCGCTGAGTCGCTGGCTGCAGCCCGCAGCTTGCCgctgcccgccggccgccgctggcccGTGCCCCGTGGCGGCATGGCCGCTGCCCGCCGGCCCCCGCTAGCCGCTGCCCCGCAGCGCGCTGACGCGCTGGGCGCCGgcacgccgcccggccgccgggcgccgggcgCTCTGCGTCGCGCGCCCTGCCGCACAGCCACAGTGCTGCTGCCGGCCTGGCTCTGCCGGCTGCCGCCTCGCCCGGCGCCCTGCCTGCCGCTGTGCTGCAGTGCCGCTGCCGCCCTGGatctacgccgccgccgcgccctgccgCCCTGGACGCCGTCCGCCGCTCTGGCCGCGCCTCAGCGCCTGTCCGCTGGCCTGCCGCCCTGCCTGCCCGCTCTAGCCGCTGCCACCGCCGATCTAGGTCGAGCAGGAGGCTCGAGCGTGCCTGTCGGGGTGAGGGAGGACCGAAGGGGACTGGGCCATTGGGGAGTGGGGAGTTGCTTTGGCCTTTCGAGATTGGGCCTATTGGGCTGATCGTTTGGCCAATGGGCCTCGTTGAGACGGGGAGGGAGGCGACTGGGAAACGAGTTTTGGGCCAAAATACCCTAAACCAATGTATTTTGCTcttatttgctattttacaaTGTATACATAgcatatacatgtatatatataaatttttttgctcaaaataatgggtattcaaTTGAATACCCTTGAATTGAGCTGGGCCCGCCCCTGTTTGTGATGTGGGTATGGGGGCTAATTTTGGTGATGAGTGTTTCAATTGTCATGAatccttatagtatagatacaatatttattttctttgatcGGAGAATACACAATTGATTCCCATATATAATAGTATCTATAATGTAAATATCTTCAATAAAGCTACATAATTTGATTCGATATATAGTGATTTATATGATCTTCTTCTATAGGAAGGTATCATGTGATTACATCTATACCGTGCAAAGTTATGTGTATATTTAGAGAGATGCAAGGAAAATTCCACACACTTTCCATTCTTCTCTCTCCAGAAAGTCATTAGCTTTTCCGACTCACCGTGTCTTCTTCTAAGTCGATTACAAGCCCCACTGTCCAATGGTGCGACTTACCTGTGGATCCAAGCAGCAGCATGATCGGCCATATTGATGTGCTGGACGTACTCAACATCTCATCGATGTGCAGGCCCTGGGCATCGATCTGCAAGGAAAGTAATATGCATGTTAAGGTTACACAAGAAAAGTAATTAATCAATTCTAAGTGAATAAGGAAAGTAAATAGAGAAATTTAgggaaaaataatataaatgctAAGGCTACACAAGGAAAGTAATTAATCAATTCTAAGTGAATAAGGAAAAtaaattgagaaattttaggAAAACATAATATGCATGCTAAGGTTACACAAGGAAAGTAATAAGTAGATACAAAGGAGGATAAATAGAAGTGCTTGGTGGAAAAAGTATTAACATTTTAGCTGAAACATTTTAGAAATGTCAAAACCATGGGACTCAACATCTCCTGTCAAACCTCTTGCGCTGACAGTGAGGTCTCTGTAAGGAATAAAGTGGacctaatcttggtgagaaaggGCTTCAATTCTTCGTCTTTTACAGGGGGTAGCtaggggggcgggcaggggcctggcctCCTATGGTTCCCAATTTTACattataaatttgaaatttgattaaatttttatataaattaatatGGTTGGCTTctcctaataatgaaaaaaaataaatttctagcttcgcctctgatcttttatagtatagatatagatgaagatgatatcATTGATGCTAAAGGACTACTTACTCGGCGATACGCGGAGATAGGGACGATGGCATGCAATTGGAACCTTGAATTCGTCGTTGTCCGTCCAACCAAATCACTTGATTCCAGCACCCGTGGAAGTTTGGATTGGAAGTATTTCGAGTGAAAAAAAATCACGTGACATGTGACTTGGTACATCATGTGTATGCGGGCCTCTTCCTGGGTTTGAaatactattttttattttttttaacacgtgacactttatttagtaccagatgaaaatatgatccGGTACTTAAATAGTTCATATTAGTATTAGGTCATGCACCCTATTTTAATGTCCGGGACTTTTCAGTGTCGGCTATGGTGATGGAGCTATCGTGCTGGTACGATACGCATCACACATTTGTAAACAAAATCTCTGCACCGGCAGATCTGTTGTGAATATCATATTAAATTGGCTGTTGGGTTGCTCCTCTGATCTGCTATCTTCTCATCATTCAGCTGCTCCAACACGCTAAAATCTGTATCTCCTCTAACAGTCTGCATTGGAGTAAACATTAATCTGGACAAACCTATATATATAGCTCCAATCTGCGCCCAATCTAAGACAGTATTACTCTAACAATGGCCTTCTTCCTCCCGTGCTTGGCCGTGCTTGTGCTCGCTGTTCTCTCCTCCTACGTCACTCAACTCATCACCGACGCTCATCGGCATCTTCCACCGGGGCCGTGGCCACTACGCCTCGGCGAGGCCGCGATACAGGAGCTTTACGACTACGTGCGGGAAGCGATGGCGCTGGTGATGACGCCGAACGTCTCCGACCTGTTTCCGGCCGTAGCGGGAGCCGACCTCCAGGGCGTCCGGCGCAGGATGGCGGCACTGGTGGCGCATATTTACCAGCTCATTGACCTACAGATCGAGGGCCGGATGCGAGCGCGTGAATTTGGCCGAGGCGATGGGAGCAGCAAGGACATGTTAGATGCGATGCTTGACATGTCGGAGAAAGATGACAACGGCGGCGTCACCATCACCCTTTGCTGATGTTGTATGATATTTAATGCTCATGATACTTctttgatatttttttattaaaatttGCCTAACATGATGgttaaaatataaatattcgATTTGCGATGCATCAGTGATCAGCAGCAGCCGGAGGAAGTCGGCGAGCGTGTTATACACATGGCGTTGGACTTTAACGAGCATGGCCGCGCAGTGCTACAGCTACAGCAGCTCACCCTCGTTCGGCTGTCCAATCGATGGAAGTAATGATTTCTTTATTTCATTAAGCAACAATAGTGTAGGACCggaaaatgcgaccagaggggggtgaatgggagcaacTCAAAAATAATTTCGCACGGAAGCAAACAGATCAAACTCccaaatttcaagaactttagcAAATTAGATCCAAACGCGAGGAAACTCAAAACATAGGTTTACAAGATCACTAGAAATCTATTCTCAAAATATTATGCAaggaaattaaatataaaatgcGGATCAAGAAAACCTAGATTGAAACCGACGATAAACCTGACGAAGAACAAATAGGCACGATGCAATGAAACGAAGAACAATACTTAATGATAAAGTATTAAACCAAGTACTTGTTCTTACAGAATTGCATCTAGCCTCCGCCCGATCGTCCTCCCTCTCTTGATTAGAGAGATCAACAAAAATCCCTCACTAGGAATTAAACCCTAGGCTAGATTGGAGAGAAGAGTGCACGCAAGAAGAGCTTCAGGGAGGCGGCTACTGTTCACGACGGCTACCCCTCAATCCTATGTGACACATATTTATAACCCATAGGGTGGCACTACCTAAATTACAAATTTGCCATTACGTAAATCAAATTAACATAATCGGCGCGTATCACGCAATATCATCCTCCACGGCAAACAATCTCGATGTCCGCGATCCTTCCATCTAGCACCATAGCGTCCCGTGATCTCGCCGCACGATGATCCGGAATCTTCTCGCGATCGACAATTGTCCCCGTCTTCGGCCACGTCCGCCGCAACGAACGTCCGGgatcttggttttgtggcttAACCAAGAAACCGTCCACCAACGTTCTCTCGCTGTGTCGTCAGGTACAGTAGACATACACCGCACGATCTCAAATCCCTCGAACGCAAGTCTTGATCCACCCTTCACCGCTCTCAGTCCATCGGCGTGGCATCATATCTTCATTCTTCACACGTCGCCGCATGTTTAGTCTCCACCTATCACCTGCAACGACACCAACCAAGAGAAACGTCACACGCACACTGTGTtgttcaatcactcatcacaaggtcCTAGCCCCACGGGCATCTCAAATAGAGAACAAAAAAGAAGATAATAAAAATAGAGTATAAGgagacaaagagaaagaaagaaacaaaaaagataatAAAAATTACACAAGGTTGTCTAGTCGTTCTTCCATTTTGGGAAGTATTTATTTCTTGATTTGCCCGGATGGATATCCACAGTAAATTCTTGAAAATTCCTCGCAGCTTGCAATACGTGATGATAGACCACCGAGATTCTTACTTAAAAAACACCACTAGAAAGTTCGTGATATAGATCACTATAAGCTGTACCCAGGTTTGATTTAATTTGGTGAAAAAATATGTCTATTCAGAGAATGAAGGTAAAGGAAAAGGAACCTAAGTGctagctgctactgctgcttttTCTTCGCAATGGCATGGATTGGGCTGGCCATAGATAACACTAACCCATACTTCTCGATCATGTCTACACCCCTTTCTAGTTCGGGTAACTCCCATTCAAATTGATGCAGAAGTGATCCCATCATGACATGCAGCATTCTGTTGGCCTCACTTAATTGTGAACTTTACCCTTCTAAAATTTTTAGAACTTGTAATTTTGAATTGAATTAAGGATTATTAAATTTCTAGTGGGAAACATTTGGAGTTATTTGGACTTATTTGAACTCTCCTTGTTTCAAATTTATTTGTTGGGTTTTTGTTTGAAATTGGTTGGGAGTTAATTTGAGAtgagccattcaaattaaatccaaagGGTTAACTCACCACAAACCCCTAATAGATCTAACacagcccaaaacccaaacaAACCCAGGCCAAACCACCTAAGGCTAAGCCCAACCCAATGCCCCGACTTGCCTCGTGCACCCCATCCGGCCCGCTAGCTTCGGCCTCCtaacgccgccgccttctcgcaAACCAGCCTAGCCCCCGGCACAGCCCAACACCCCGCCAGCCTTATTCCTTTTGCCGCCCAAGCCACTGACGGGTGGTTCCTACCCATCAagccttttccccttcctcccttcAGCTCTCTCAACGCCGACACCGCCTCTGCTCCACCACTCCCGCTCTCACGACTCGCCTCCATTGCTTTGCAAAAAGCGAGTGTAACTGCCCGCTCACGTCACCCAAGCACCTTGTGTCGCGCCCTTGACCGCCCACTACACGCTCCACGAAGCCCTAGCCCCACACGCGCCCCGCTGCGATGCCATCATGTACCCCCAATGCCCGCATCGAGCGCCCATAGCCGTCCCTCGACGTCCACGCCTCGAACCCTAGCCGACTGTCCTATAAGACCCTTGGCCACAGTCCCAAAAAATCCTAGGAGGCCCAGAGCTTTCCCCTATTATGTCGTCACCACCGCGAAGTAGAGGAGGAGCCAGGAGCCGAGAAGgcatgaggaggaggaagaggagggccaGACGCTGCTGCACTCAGAGCCAAGCACGTGGAGGAGGATCGACGTCGGAGCATGCCGCCGCTGTGGACGCCACTCCAGACCGGTGCCTAGATCAACTTCATCAGTGAACCCGTGCAGCACGGCACGACATCGGCTTCCCGCTGCATCGCCTCGCCGCTGCCCCGAACCTGACGACCTCGAGCTCAATCAGTGAGCCCTGTCCGTGCCACTTCTCGCCGACCTCCCTATTGTCGGGCTTGGTCGATGACTCCTCCATAGAAGGCCCTAGGTTCCCCCTATCCCTATGCGTTCGCCTGTAGGAACCTCTTCGCGCCGCCGTCTTAACCCTGCTACCTAGTTGTCGTCACTTACCGCCGTCGTGCCATGCCGTGGAAAAGCCATGCCTGTGCGCGTGCCCGACCGCCGTGCCTTTTGGCTCGGCCGCACGC
This window contains:
- the LOC120689099 gene encoding cytochrome P450 76M5-like, with amino-acid sequence MAFFLPCLAVLVLAVLSSYVTQLITDAHRHLPPGPWPLRLGEAAIQELYDYVREAMALVMTPNVSDLFPAVAGADLQGVRRRMAALVAHIYQLIDLQIEGRMRAREFGRGDGSSKDMLDAMLDMSEKDDNGGVTITLC